The following are from one region of the Vibrio rarus genome:
- the cydX gene encoding cytochrome bd-I oxidase subunit CydX gives MWYFAWILGVLLACAFGIINALWLEHTEMMDQDKQD, from the coding sequence ATGTGGTATTTTGCTTGGATATTAGGTGTGTTGCTAGCTTGTGCTTTCGGCATCATCAATGCTCTATGGCTTGAGCATACAGAAATGATGGATCAAGATAAGCAAGACTAA
- the cydA gene encoding cytochrome ubiquinol oxidase subunit I, translating to MIDVVDLSRLQFALTAMYHFLFVPLTLGLAFLLAIMESVYVMTGKQIYKDMTKFWGKLFGINFALGVATGLTMEFQFGTNWAYYSHYVGDIFGAPLAIEALVAFFLESTFVGLFFFGWDRLSKRQHLAVTWLVALGSNFSALWILIANGWMQHPVGAEFNFETMRMEMVSFSEVIFNPVAQVKFVHTVASGYTTGAMFVLGISSYYLLKGRDVAFARRSFAIAASFGMAAILSVIVLGDESGYELGDVQKVKLAAIEAEWHTEPAPAAFTAFGIPNQETMETDYAIKIPYVMGIVATRSTDTQVTGLRDLREEHVDRIRNGMFAYELLEKLRSGDRSDANVAAFDEVKHDLGYGLLLKRYTDKVVDATETQIQAAADDSIPTVWPLFWSFRLMVACGFVMLFVFGMAFLQTCRQKIEQKPWLLKAALLSIPLPWIAIEAGWFVAEFGRQPWAVGEILPVHVAASALTIGQLWASLAAILALYTVFLIAEVYLMVKFARKGPSSLKTGRYHFEQDNDDEAKAKIGRQVEA from the coding sequence ATGATAGACGTCGTTGATCTGTCGCGATTGCAATTCGCGTTGACAGCAATGTACCACTTCCTGTTTGTACCACTAACTTTAGGTCTTGCTTTCTTACTTGCCATTATGGAATCCGTTTACGTGATGACAGGCAAACAGATTTATAAAGATATGACTAAGTTCTGGGGTAAGCTATTTGGCATTAACTTTGCCCTAGGTGTAGCAACAGGCCTTACCATGGAGTTCCAATTCGGAACAAACTGGGCTTACTACTCGCACTACGTGGGTGATATTTTTGGTGCACCACTGGCAATTGAAGCCTTGGTCGCCTTCTTCTTAGAATCAACATTTGTTGGTCTATTCTTCTTTGGCTGGGACAGACTGTCCAAGCGCCAGCATTTGGCGGTAACTTGGTTAGTGGCTCTTGGTTCAAACTTCTCCGCATTGTGGATTCTTATTGCAAACGGTTGGATGCAACATCCCGTTGGTGCAGAATTTAACTTTGAAACCATGCGTATGGAAATGGTCAGCTTCTCTGAAGTGATCTTTAACCCTGTGGCTCAAGTTAAATTTGTGCACACGGTAGCATCAGGCTATACAACAGGCGCGATGTTTGTCTTAGGTATCAGTTCATACTACCTATTAAAAGGTCGTGATGTAGCCTTCGCACGTCGTTCATTTGCTATAGCCGCTTCGTTTGGTATGGCCGCGATCCTTTCTGTTATCGTACTGGGTGACGAATCCGGTTATGAGTTAGGTGATGTACAGAAAGTGAAGCTTGCCGCTATTGAAGCCGAATGGCATACCGAGCCAGCACCTGCCGCATTTACCGCATTTGGTATCCCTAACCAAGAAACAATGGAAACGGATTACGCCATCAAAATCCCATACGTGATGGGTATTGTTGCTACGCGTTCTACAGACACACAAGTTACGGGCCTACGTGATCTTCGTGAAGAACATGTAGATCGTATTCGTAACGGTATGTTTGCTTATGAACTGCTAGAGAAACTGCGCTCAGGGGATCGCTCTGATGCCAATGTTGCCGCATTTGATGAAGTGAAACACGATCTGGGTTACGGCCTGCTACTGAAGCGTTATACAGATAAAGTGGTGGATGCCACCGAAACGCAAATTCAAGCAGCCGCTGACGATTCCATTCCAACGGTATGGCCTCTGTTTTGGTCTTTCCGCCTAATGGTCGCATGTGGATTTGTAATGCTATTCGTATTTGGCATGGCATTCCTACAAACCTGTCGTCAAAAAATCGAGCAGAAACCTTGGTTACTTAAAGCCGCACTATTGAGTATCCCATTGCCATGGATTGCCATCGAAGCCGGTTGGTTCGTGGCCGAGTTTGGACGACAACCATGGGCGGTAGGTGAAATTTTACCGGTGCATGTGGCCGCCTCAGCATTGACCATTGGACAACTATGGGCATCGCTGGCCGCAATTTTAGCACTGTATACCGTATTCTTGATTGCAGAAGTATACCTGATGGTGAAATTTGCTCGTAAAGGACCAAGTAGCCTAAAAACCGGTCGCTACCACTTTGAACAAGATAACGACGATGAAGCGAAAGCAAAAATCGGTCGCCAAGTTGAAGCGTAA
- the cydB gene encoding cytochrome d ubiquinol oxidase subunit II: MFDYEVLRFIWWLLIGVLFVGFAVTDGFDMGVGALVPVIGKTDNERRVMINTIAPHWDGNQVWLITAGGALFAAWPLVYATSFSGFYFAMILTLAALWLRPLGLDYRSKIEEPKWRNAWDICISISGFVPPIIFGVAFGNLLQGLPFQLNEFMMPSYHGSFFALLNPFALLCGFVSLSMIVLQGSTWLQMKTTSDVHARARLVAQITGLTTAILFVMGGFWVKGLDGYVITSQIDHAAASNPLNKDVIVETGAWLKNFAQYPAFWIAPALGVAMPLLALIASRFEKGGFAFFCSSVGSAGIIFTAGLAMFPFVMPSSLNPAHSLTMWDSTSSELTLNIMTGVAFVMVPIILAYTSWSYYKMFGRLDDKFIEENKNSLY, encoded by the coding sequence ATGTTTGATTACGAAGTTTTAAGATTTATATGGTGGCTACTGATCGGCGTATTATTTGTCGGCTTTGCAGTCACTGATGGGTTTGATATGGGGGTAGGTGCGCTAGTACCTGTCATCGGTAAAACCGATAACGAGCGCCGTGTAATGATCAACACCATTGCACCGCACTGGGATGGTAACCAAGTTTGGTTGATTACGGCAGGTGGCGCACTCTTTGCCGCTTGGCCTCTTGTGTATGCCACGTCGTTTTCTGGTTTCTATTTTGCGATGATTTTAACTTTGGCCGCCTTATGGTTGCGCCCTCTAGGTTTGGATTATCGTTCAAAAATTGAAGAGCCAAAATGGCGTAACGCTTGGGATATTTGTATTTCTATCAGTGGTTTCGTTCCACCTATTATTTTTGGTGTGGCATTTGGTAACTTACTGCAAGGACTGCCGTTTCAGCTCAACGAGTTCATGATGCCAAGTTACCATGGCAGTTTCTTTGCTCTGCTTAATCCATTTGCCTTACTGTGTGGTTTTGTAAGCCTGTCAATGATTGTGTTGCAAGGGTCAACTTGGTTACAAATGAAGACCACATCAGACGTGCATGCTCGTGCTCGCCTAGTCGCTCAGATCACAGGTTTAACCACCGCAATACTGTTTGTGATGGGTGGCTTCTGGGTAAAAGGTTTAGACGGTTATGTGATCACTAGCCAAATTGATCACGCAGCGGCATCGAACCCGCTAAATAAAGACGTCATCGTGGAAACCGGTGCTTGGTTAAAGAACTTTGCCCAATACCCAGCATTTTGGATAGCGCCTGCATTAGGTGTTGCTATGCCATTATTGGCATTGATTGCCTCTCGCTTTGAAAAGGGTGGCTTTGCCTTTTTCTGCTCAAGTGTAGGCAGTGCTGGCATTATCTTTACCGCAGGCTTGGCGATGTTCCCATTCGTTATGCCTTCTAGCTTAAATCCTGCGCATAGCTTAACTATGTGGGATTCAACATCCAGTGAACTAACACTGAATATTATGACAGGCGTGGCCTTTGTCATGGTGCCTATCATCTTGGCTTACACCAGTTGGTCTTACTATAAAATGTTTGGCCGTTTAGATGATAAATTCATTGAAGAAAACAAGAATTCACTTTACTAA
- the ybgC gene encoding tol-pal system-associated acyl-CoA thioesterase, with amino-acid sequence MSQDQTKQFRWPIRIYYEDTDAGGIVYHSNYLNYFERARTEMLRSIGVSQEMLLQQQLGFVVRHMDIDFLQGAKLDQQLTVLTHISQLKRASLDFCQEIVNLDGRVLCKAMVKVACIHTAKMRPQAIPSFMITELS; translated from the coding sequence ATGTCACAAGACCAAACAAAACAGTTTCGTTGGCCAATACGTATTTATTACGAAGATACGGACGCTGGCGGTATTGTTTATCATTCAAACTACCTTAACTATTTTGAGCGTGCGCGCACTGAAATGTTAAGAAGTATTGGCGTCTCCCAAGAGATGTTATTGCAACAGCAGTTAGGTTTTGTGGTTCGGCATATGGACATCGATTTTTTGCAAGGTGCAAAACTCGACCAACAGCTGACAGTTCTCACACATATCTCTCAATTAAAGCGTGCTTCTCTCGATTTTTGTCAAGAGATAGTCAATCTAGACGGCAGAGTATTGTGCAAAGCTATGGTTAAGGTAGCATGTATTCATACCGCAAAAATGAGGCCTCAGGCCATACCCAGTTTCATGATCACGGAGTTATCGTAA